A region of the Gopherus flavomarginatus isolate rGopFla2 chromosome 3, rGopFla2.mat.asm, whole genome shotgun sequence genome:
ATAAGGTTAATAATTAGGTTTTATATACTCTAAAACTGACAATGGCACATAGTATCTCTAACTACCTGGGAAACCAGGATACTGTTACAAAAACTAAACATAAAAAACATTAGGGTGCACTAATAATGTTCCTGCACAGAGCGAATGAAAGTAACTGATCTATCTACTGAATCCATGTCTGTCTTAGGATAGACAATGACAACTTTGTCTGCTTTCATTAAGGTCAAGTACCGTACATAGATACTATGACAGATACTTTAGAAATGCAGATTAGAACAAGCGTCTCAAATTCTGGGTGGGGCATCCTTCCTTCCAACTGAATGAAAGAAGAGAGGaaatcagaaaaataaaatgtaggaGTGATATGTCAGGTGAACAGTCTTACTCTGAGCTGACAAAAGAAATTAAGTAAAGAAGAATGCTGTCAGTTCCATAATAATCTACAGCACCTCTTCTCAGGTGAAGCCAACTCAACCGTGGAAGAGAAGCATATGAATCCAGAATGAAACAGGCTTTTTTGAATAAAAAggtcaaatatataaaaatattttttaaacagttcACAATCTGTTTTCCAAATCATATAAAGTAGTTCTGAAAGATGGCAACTTCAACAATGGACAACATATCCATCTCCTTCATTCTGAGAAATAACAGCCCTCATTCCGACTCTAGTCGAGGTAAGACAGGAAGAATAAGATTTCCAAATGCAGAGTCTTGGGTTATGAAATATCCTGAAGAATGTGCATGTGCATGCTGGAAAGAAGAACACACTTGTTTAAATCactaatttcacacacacacccccagctccaaaatAATTCAGGGTTTAAacttcatgttttgcatttattttacatttgtcTAAGCCTGCTCGTAAGCTTTGGTATCAAACTTCCAAACAGATGAATTAGATAGTCTGTTTCTAATATCCCACTGGGATTCCAATTGGGGACcaactccagctcccattgatttgggACCTCTACTGGTTTGTTGGACCCAAATGAGTCAAACCATATGCTAAGAACTGTGAGTATAGATCCCCACTCTTGGTTGTGCTTATTGTGTATgtgatgtttcactccatattctttatgaaaatatgcttatgagatGAATGAATAAGTGAGATGTAccttatgcaagatgggtcttgcaagacatcattggaaaggttataatttactgaatgtgattaatcccatttgtatgcctgtatcatttctgtatctgaagttaggaatatgtatctgtatttcaactatgctattTTGGGTGAtgcccactgctaacacttcaggtacaaccatggaaaagccagacagggctgatggcccatcagtGAGGACAACGGACTGCGGTAAGGCTTGGCCTTCCTGTGGACGCTCCATACTACCTCTGACTCATGGAGGCTGTGAtcctacagagtcaggtggtcttgtcaccctACACTAAACATTACCTGGGATGACTTGTAGCTTTCCACTGGAAGAGAAAGGgagtcaagtttgggaaacaaaggattcccattttatgtaaatcctatttaacggtggggaggaaggcaaataaGACTCCTCCTCTCTATGGCCTGTCTGCATATGAAGAAAGGctgctaaagccacctgaagggaaGGCAGGGGGGAGTCCAGTCAGACAGGGctccagtctgaaaaggaatataactaGAACTCAACCACAGAATCTTTGCAacttgcctaaaataacatttaggatgagaatttacattttgtaacctttcTTAAGTACATTGAGCTTAGCTTGTGTACTTTGCTTTATTTGGTCAGAGACAGAACAAAGCACATTCATCTcttatactcacttaaaattcaccttttgtagttaaacttatttcttgtttataacataacccagttTTTGATTTCTAACTGGGTGGGCAAGgagttgtgcatatctccctccatactgagggagggggcgaatttcataaaacctttgggtttgtacCCCTTAAAAGGAGTGGAGACCAGAGGGTTGGGGCAAGCCCCTAAAGCTGAATCTTTCCAGagcagatctgtctctgtgcagttaGGCGTGACCCTGCCTGTGTGCATGGCTGGAAAAGGCTTGTGAGCCTAACCTAGCAAGGCCAAGtaaaggggacccaggctggcagaacagtctgactcagtggtaccccagcacatcaggtgacactcCAAAGGGCCCAAATCTGTCAGTGTACTTAAGTCAGAGCTATCTAAAAAAGCCACAGGCACAGGCCGCCATGCACATATTTTCTTGCAGTACCAAGTGTTCCTATAAGGTCAGGTTAGTCAAAGCCCCAAGCCCCCTTGCTACTTCCCACTGCCAAAGTGATGAGGCCAGAGATCTCTAACTTCTCTccatctctgcttttttttttattgtgatgCCAGCTAGAATTTTGCCTCGAGTTCATTTGTGTGCTAGCATTTGGgaggtttttaaattgttttacaaCAATGTAACGGTGTAACAGCAATTTGGTAGTGCAAACCAACTACTGATATTGTATCATGGAAATAAGGAATTGGAGGCATGCTGGGGGGGCTGGAATTTCATTTATGTTGCCAAATATAGAAAAATCTTTAAGAAACAAACCTTTCCAAGAATACTTTACCTAAGCTCTGTAGGTACAAGGTTGTTCTCTGCCTGGgttagaaaacagaaataaaaccaaATGAAGGAGGATCTGGCCACTCACCTGTAATGCTGCTTTTTGTTGTGCTGCTATGTGCTGCTGCTCAGCATGATCCCGGAAATCCTTATTAAGGGAAGATCTTGCAAGTGCAATGCTGTAATAAAGACGAGGCAGGTAGAATTGATCATCTGTACGAAAAGCTGCATTTTTGTCATGTGGGGTCATGGGTATAATGGATGCCAAGATTTTCTATggatttggggttttgtttttaaatccataACTTGACACTTTGAATTTTTTTACATGGCAGTGACAAAATGCAATAGCTGAACCATTTTGCTGATAATACCAAATACTGCCACGCTAAACCCAGAAGCCTGACAGATTTGGAGCCCGATTCTGATTTCACTTTTcttgatgtaactccactgatgtcaatcaaAATCCGCTGGCATCATGCCAGTCGTTTGACATTCAGTTTCTTAACTATAGCTTTTGCCCTTTTCACCATTGCCACCCAGTGACTCTCCTAAAATAGTATTTGTGATGAAACAATGTATGTGATAAAACAATAGCACTAACCATGGGTCCATATTCTTCATGATGGGAAGATCAGATGTTTGGCAGAATGGCTGCAGAACTCTGCATATAGGAAAAGGGTTTCCTATTGATACAGAACTCAAATGAAAGCCCTTTTTTTTGCTAAAGTGTTAATAAGCTATAGAATATAAAATAAGTGCTCATATCTGTGGGCAAATATTATTTTAggtttcagttttaaaaagtaattattgAGACATGAGTCCAAACAAAACATTACCTTttccttaaatttttttttaatagagagcCCAATCCAGCTCTTACTGATTTTGATGGGAGTCGGATAGGACCTGTAATGTCTAAagtgccagatttttaaaagagctcatcacccagcagctcccattaaggACAATCAGAGTTGCTTCATGCTAAACACTTCTGAACTGGGGGGAAATCTCTAAAAGTAGTagtaaagaacataagaatggtctgacccagtaggggcaaaggtccatccagcccagtatcctgtctactgccagtggccaatgccaggtgccccagagggagtaaacctaacaggtaataatcaagtgatctctctcctgccatccacttccaccctctgacaaacagagcctagagacaccgttccttacccatcctggctaatagccattaacctctatgaatttatctagttcttttttaaaccctgctatagtcctagccttcacaacctcctcaggcaaggagtcccacaagttgactgtgcgctgtgtgaagaagaacttccatttgttttaaaactgctgtccattaatttcatttggtggccccaagttcttatattatgggaacaagtaaataacttttccttattcactttatcCACACCACttgtgattttatatacttctatcgtactccctttagtctcctcttttccaagctgaaaagtcctagtctctttaatctctcctcatatgggacccgttccaaacccatAATCATTGTAGTTGCTCTCTTGTTAAGACATATGTGAATACTTGGAGCTAAGTAGTGACTCTCTGAACAGAaggatttataataaaaatactgaattgcactgctttaaaaaaaatggaatagactACTAATTTTCACTTATTTTATTAGGGAAAGATATTGTTTTGTTATCTAGATTTAAAAGGATATTTTGAAGCACAAAAGAAATACCATATTAGCTTAATAAATGAACATTTTCTGGGAGCATGCTCCTTTAAGAGGGCCTGCTTAGCAGCTGTGAAGCACCCcagttttctctttctctcatacACAAAGGGAAAGCATGTAGGTCAAGATTCAGAATCCAGAAACAAACACAATCATCATTCTTGCACTGGTTATTGGGGGCATGCAGCACACAACTCTTATGTATTTTGTTTAGATCTACAGATGTTTACCTATAAGGAAAGAACACACTTGTACATCAAAGAAAATCAAATATTGTCCAAACAGG
Encoded here:
- the INIP gene encoding SOSS complex subunit C isoform X1, with translation MAANPPSQGFQNKNRVAILAELDKEKRKLLMQNQSSTNHPGARVLQPFCQTSDLPIMKNMDPCIALARSSLNKDFRDHAEQQHIAAQQKAALQHAHAHSSGYFITQDSAFGNLILPVLPRLESE
- the INIP gene encoding SOSS complex subunit C isoform X3, with the protein product MQNQSSTNHPGARVLQPFCQTSDLPIMKNMDPCIALARSSLNKDFRDHAEQQHIAAQQKAALQHAHAHSSGYFITQDSAFGNLILPVLPRLESE
- the INIP gene encoding SOSS complex subunit C isoform X2, with the translated sequence MAANPPSQGFQNKNRVAILAELDKEKRKLLMQNQSSTNHPGASIALARSSLNKDFRDHAEQQHIAAQQKAALQHAHAHSSGYFITQDSAFGNLILPVLPRLESE